In Halomarina salina, one DNA window encodes the following:
- a CDS encoding phosphoglycerol geranylgeranyltransferase codes for MHAWTEWDHIVKVDPDKTLYEDETFEDVAKTGTDAIMVGGTLGITEEKMAEYVRGCIEGTQAADVPVFIEPSSAGVVVHPDGLGGYLVPIVFNAGDIAWMTGAHKEWVRMDPNIDWDCTHTEAYIVLNEDASVAEYTQADCDLGPDDVAAYAEVAEQMFGQDIVYVEYSGTLGDPDLVAAAHDALDDATLFYGGGVHGYDSAHQMGQHSDVVVVGDLVHDEGCAAVRDTVEGVRAVDN; via the coding sequence ATGCACGCGTGGACCGAGTGGGACCACATCGTCAAGGTGGACCCGGACAAGACGCTCTACGAGGACGAGACGTTCGAGGACGTGGCGAAGACCGGGACGGACGCCATCATGGTCGGCGGGACGCTCGGTATCACCGAAGAGAAGATGGCCGAGTACGTCCGGGGCTGCATCGAGGGGACGCAGGCGGCCGACGTACCCGTGTTCATCGAACCGAGCAGTGCGGGCGTCGTGGTCCACCCGGACGGTCTCGGGGGCTATCTGGTCCCCATCGTGTTCAACGCGGGCGACATCGCCTGGATGACCGGCGCGCACAAGGAGTGGGTCCGGATGGACCCGAACATCGACTGGGACTGCACCCACACCGAGGCGTACATCGTCCTCAACGAGGACGCGTCGGTCGCGGAGTACACCCAGGCCGACTGCGACCTCGGTCCCGACGACGTGGCCGCCTACGCGGAGGTCGCCGAGCAGATGTTCGGGCAGGACATCGTCTACGTCGAGTACTCGGGGACGCTCGGCGACCCCGACCTCGTGGCGGCCGCACACGACGCCCTCGACGACGCGACCCTGTTCTACGGCGGGGGTGTCCACGGCTACGACTCCGCCCACCAGATGGGTCAGCACTCGGACGTGGTCGTCGTCGGCGACCTGGTCCACGACGAGGGCTGTGCGGCCGTCAGGGACACTGTCGAGGGTGTCAGGGCAGTAGACAACTAA
- a CDS encoding helix-turn-helix domain-containing protein translates to MASDRSRLHFWANGSDLDGFERDLRGDDSVFGVVQLDDDGSEDRLYSAQVDATATVTAAGEEFDATWLTVQYADDWWHTESRFPDMDTLDQYRTWLTDRDASVQVDNVYVEEMENEGPDLTRRQRETVILAYEKGFFEVPRNATLTDLAEEFDVSEQAISQRLRRAYSRLVAGNYGE, encoded by the coding sequence ATGGCATCGGACCGGTCTCGACTGCACTTCTGGGCGAACGGGTCGGACCTCGACGGGTTCGAACGGGACCTCCGGGGCGACGACAGCGTCTTCGGCGTCGTGCAACTCGACGACGACGGGAGCGAGGACCGACTGTACAGCGCGCAGGTGGACGCCACCGCGACGGTCACGGCGGCGGGCGAGGAGTTCGACGCGACGTGGCTCACCGTCCAGTACGCCGACGACTGGTGGCACACCGAGTCGCGGTTCCCCGACATGGACACGCTCGACCAGTACCGGACCTGGCTCACCGACCGCGACGCATCGGTCCAGGTCGACAACGTCTACGTCGAGGAGATGGAGAACGAGGGGCCGGACCTCACGCGACGACAGCGCGAGACGGTCATCCTCGCCTACGAGAAGGGCTTCTTCGAGGTGCCCCGGAACGCGACGCTCACCGACCTCGCCGAGGAGTTCGACGTGAGCGAGCAGGCCATCAGCCAGCGACTCCGGCGCGCGTACTCCCGACTGGTCGCCGGGAACTACGGCGAGTAA
- a CDS encoding NAD(P)-dependent oxidoreductase yields the protein MQVLLLGASGRIGRRIANELLDRGHGVTGVSRSGTVEGVDDDDFVAVSGDATDPDDVARLATGHDAVASALGPSEDESPDVLTEMLDGVVEGMRRADVDRLVWTGGAGILQVGPDTRLIETEEFPEEWKPLASAAIDAYGHLEEATDLRWTYLAPAALIEPGERTGDYRTATGELVADEDGDSYVSMEDFAVAFADELENENGVHDVLAVGY from the coding sequence ATGCAGGTACTACTACTCGGTGCGAGCGGCCGAATCGGCCGGAGAATCGCGAACGAACTGCTGGACCGCGGACACGGCGTGACTGGCGTCTCCCGGAGCGGGACGGTCGAGGGAGTCGACGACGACGACTTCGTCGCCGTCTCGGGCGACGCGACCGACCCGGACGACGTGGCTCGACTGGCGACGGGCCACGACGCGGTGGCCTCGGCGCTCGGTCCGAGCGAGGACGAGTCGCCGGACGTACTCACGGAGATGCTCGACGGCGTCGTCGAGGGGATGCGACGGGCGGACGTCGACCGACTCGTCTGGACCGGCGGAGCGGGCATCCTGCAGGTCGGCCCCGACACGCGCCTCATCGAGACCGAGGAGTTCCCTGAGGAGTGGAAACCGCTCGCTAGCGCCGCCATCGACGCGTACGGACACCTGGAGGAGGCGACGGACCTGCGGTGGACGTACCTCGCCCCGGCGGCGCTCATCGAGCCGGGGGAACGGACCGGCGACTACCGGACCGCGACCGGCGAACTCGTCGCCGACGAGGACGGGGACAGCTACGTCTCGATGGAGGACTTCGCCGTCGCCTTCGCGGACGAACTGGAGAACGAGAACGGCGTTCACGACGTTCTCGCCGTCGGCTACTGA
- a CDS encoding pantoate kinase: protein MTARAFVPGHVTGFFSVHPDDDPVVAGSRGAGLALSDGVTVGVEPVADPSGRRLLLNGRAVEMPAVTGVLDRLGADARVTAETELPISAGFGVSGACALGTALALDAETAGGHTDRELVAVAHASEVEAGTGLGDVVGQARGGMPIRLEPGAPPQGYLDGLPARPGVEYITFGGLDTAEVIGGDTEALSRAGEAALETLHDSPTVETFVGASRRFAREARLTTPDVETAIEDVQAAGGEAAMAMLGQTVFALDDGLSRAGYDARSCRVTAGATLLEA from the coding sequence ATGACAGCCCGCGCGTTCGTTCCCGGCCACGTCACCGGCTTCTTCAGCGTCCACCCCGACGACGACCCGGTCGTCGCGGGGTCCAGGGGCGCGGGCCTCGCGCTCTCCGACGGCGTCACCGTCGGTGTCGAACCCGTCGCCGACCCGTCCGGCCGACGACTCCTCCTGAACGGCCGGGCGGTCGAGATGCCCGCCGTGACCGGCGTCCTCGACCGACTCGGTGCCGACGCGCGCGTCACCGCAGAGACCGAACTGCCCATCAGCGCCGGGTTCGGCGTCTCGGGGGCGTGCGCGCTCGGCACGGCACTCGCGCTCGACGCCGAGACAGCGGGCGGCCACACCGACCGCGAACTCGTCGCCGTCGCCCACGCGAGCGAGGTGGAGGCCGGGACGGGGCTCGGCGACGTGGTCGGACAGGCCCGCGGCGGGATGCCGATTCGTCTCGAACCCGGTGCGCCGCCGCAGGGGTACCTCGACGGGCTCCCGGCACGCCCCGGCGTCGAGTACATCACCTTCGGCGGGCTGGACACCGCCGAGGTCATCGGCGGCGACACCGAGGCGCTGTCGCGAGCGGGCGAGGCGGCCCTCGAAACCCTCCACGACTCGCCGACCGTCGAGACGTTCGTGGGGGCGTCGCGCCGGTTCGCACGCGAGGCGAGACTGACGACGCCGGACGTGGAGACGGCCATCGAGGACGTGCAGGCGGCGGGCGGCGAGGCGGCGATGGCGATGCTCGGCCAGACGGTGTTCGCGCTGGACGACGGGTTGTCGCGGGCGGGCTACGACGCGCGGTCGTGTCGAGTGACGGCGGGGGCGACACTGCTCGAAGCGTAG
- a CDS encoding cation:proton antiporter gives MSLVLYDVGLAVAGVVVLGVTLLARVVPDRPISLPVLYVLFGAIAFSLPLGFPVPDPLDYGDLTERLAELGVIVALMGTGLKLDRRPGWPEWQSTARLLVVTMPLTIAGAAALGWGVLGFALPTAMLLGAVVAPTDPVLAAEVQVEDPGEGSEGEEVSDREGMADEVRFALSSEAGLNDSLAFPFTYLAILFAFVGASPSNWAGEWLLNFVVYKLVVGLVAGVAFGWVLARLVFASEARTVLGRSLKGVEALGGTLVVYGATELLNGYGFLAVFVAALVVRDYERGHEYDETLHEVTEMAEYLLMVGVMVLFGGALVSGLLDPLTVEAALVAVACVFLVRPLAGLVGLLGFDRNWSERATIAFFGIRGLGSFYYLAYALNHAPFPDADLLWAVVGLVVLVSVVVHGVTATPVVERLG, from the coding sequence ATGTCGCTGGTCCTCTACGATGTCGGCCTCGCCGTCGCCGGGGTGGTGGTCCTCGGCGTGACGCTCCTCGCCCGCGTCGTCCCGGACCGGCCCATCTCGCTCCCGGTGCTCTACGTCCTGTTCGGAGCCATCGCCTTCTCGCTCCCCCTGGGGTTCCCGGTGCCGGACCCCCTCGACTACGGCGACCTGACCGAGCGACTCGCCGAACTCGGCGTCATCGTCGCGCTGATGGGGACCGGACTGAAACTCGACCGCCGACCGGGCTGGCCGGAGTGGCAGTCGACGGCCCGCCTGCTCGTCGTCACGATGCCGCTGACCATCGCCGGGGCGGCGGCACTGGGGTGGGGTGTCCTCGGCTTCGCCCTCCCGACGGCGATGTTGCTGGGGGCGGTCGTCGCCCCCACGGACCCGGTGCTCGCCGCGGAGGTGCAGGTCGAGGACCCCGGCGAGGGGTCGGAGGGCGAGGAGGTGTCGGACCGGGAGGGGATGGCCGACGAGGTCCGGTTCGCGCTCAGTTCGGAGGCTGGCCTGAACGACAGCCTCGCGTTCCCGTTCACCTACCTCGCGATTCTCTTCGCGTTCGTCGGGGCGTCGCCGTCGAACTGGGCCGGGGAGTGGCTGCTGAACTTCGTCGTGTACAAACTGGTCGTCGGCCTGGTCGCTGGCGTCGCGTTCGGGTGGGTGCTCGCTCGCCTCGTGTTCGCCTCGGAGGCCCGGACCGTGCTCGGTCGGTCGCTGAAGGGTGTCGAGGCGCTTGGCGGGACGCTCGTCGTCTACGGGGCGACCGAACTGCTCAACGGCTACGGCTTCCTCGCCGTGTTCGTCGCCGCGCTGGTCGTCCGCGACTACGAGCGGGGTCACGAGTACGACGAGACGCTCCACGAGGTCACCGAGATGGCCGAGTACCTGCTGATGGTCGGGGTCATGGTGCTGTTCGGTGGGGCACTCGTCAGCGGCCTGCTCGACCCCCTGACGGTCGAAGCGGCGCTGGTCGCGGTCGCGTGCGTCTTCCTCGTCCGGCCTCTGGCGGGCCTCGTCGGCCTGCTGGGGTTCGACCGGAACTGGAGCGAGCGTGCGACCATCGCCTTCTTCGGCATCAGGGGGCTGGGGTCGTTCTACTACCTCGCCTACGCCCTGAACCACGCGCCGTTCCCCGACGCCGACCTGCTCTGGGCGGTGGTCGGACTCGTCGTCCTCGTCTCCGTCGTCGTCCACGGCGTCACCGCGACGCCGGTCGTCGAACGACTCGGGTAG
- a CDS encoding winged helix-turn-helix transcriptional regulator: protein MSSPSTLEAKYADCPVVRTLEEIGSRWRMTVIHVLREGELRFNELKRATGANSQTLSRVLDDLESNGYVDRRVDDGSPVAVYYSLTQKGEELLVAFDEIHEWGAKWMTDD, encoded by the coding sequence ATGTCATCACCTTCGACACTCGAAGCGAAGTACGCGGACTGCCCGGTCGTCAGGACGCTCGAAGAGATCGGGTCGCGGTGGCGGATGACCGTCATCCACGTCCTCCGAGAGGGCGAACTCCGGTTCAACGAGCTGAAGCGCGCGACGGGCGCGAACTCCCAGACGCTCTCCCGCGTGCTCGACGACCTCGAATCGAACGGGTACGTCGACCGCCGCGTCGACGACGGGAGCCCGGTCGCCGTCTACTACTCGCTGACGCAGAAAGGCGAGGAGCTACTGGTGGCGTTCGACGAGATTCACGAGTGGGGAGCGAAGTGGATGACCGACGACTGA
- a CDS encoding DNA topoisomerase I: MELIITEKDNAARRIAEILSEGGASVERRNGVPVYRWGGKRCIGLSGHVVGVDFPPEYNDWRDVRPVELVDARVVKTETQENIVTALRSLAREADSAIIATDYDREGELIGKEAYDLVTDEGDIPIQRVRFSSITDREVTNAFANPEDLDFDLAASGEARQIIDLMWGAALTRFLSLSAKQLGNDFISVGRVQSPTLKLIVDREREIEAFDPEDYWELFADLAKTDEGDEPFESQYFFYDEDDNEQERVWNEADADAAFEQLRTASEARVESVNRRTRTDDPPAPFNTTQYIRAAGSIGYSAQRAMSIAEDLYTAGYITYPRTDNTVYPDDLDERDLLERFAEHARFGDDAQSLLERDDIEPTSGDKETTDHPPIHPTGEFPTDISDDEWDVYDLVVRRFFATCAEPAKWAHLKVVADASGCLLKANGKRLVEEGYHAVYPYHSTTENYVPAVEEGETLAVTDPRQEDKQTQPPRRRGQSRIIETMEQMGIGTKATRHGTLQKLYDRGYIENDPPRPTRLAMGVVEAAERFADLIVSEEMTAQLEQDMTAIADGEATLDEVTDESREILKRVFEDLHVSRDEVGDHLREALKADKLLGPCPDCGEDLLVRRSRYGSYFVGCDGYPDCEYTLPLPSSGEPMVLDEVCEDHGLNEVKMLAGRDTYTHGCPLCRAEEADDAEDRVIGACPDCGDDEGGELAIKTLRSGSRLVGCTRYPDCEYSLPLPRKGDIEVTDEFCDDHDLPELVVHNDGDDPWELGCPICNFAEYQERTAMRNIDDLDGVGAKTAEKLAAAGIESLDDLRSAEPDDVASEVQGVSADRIREWQSQAAT; the protein is encoded by the coding sequence GTGGAACTGATCATCACGGAGAAGGACAACGCCGCCCGCCGCATCGCGGAGATCCTCAGCGAGGGCGGGGCGAGCGTCGAGCGGCGGAACGGCGTCCCCGTCTACCGGTGGGGCGGCAAGCGCTGTATCGGACTGTCGGGACACGTCGTCGGCGTGGACTTCCCGCCGGAGTACAACGACTGGCGGGACGTCCGGCCCGTCGAACTCGTCGACGCACGGGTCGTCAAGACCGAGACCCAGGAGAACATCGTCACCGCACTGCGCTCGCTGGCCCGCGAGGCCGACAGCGCCATCATCGCGACGGACTACGACCGCGAGGGCGAACTCATCGGGAAGGAGGCGTACGACCTCGTCACCGACGAGGGCGACATCCCCATCCAGCGCGTCCGGTTCTCCTCCATCACCGACCGCGAGGTGACGAACGCGTTCGCCAATCCGGAGGACCTCGACTTCGACCTCGCCGCGTCGGGCGAGGCGCGCCAGATAATCGACCTGATGTGGGGCGCGGCGCTGACGCGGTTCCTCTCGCTGTCGGCGAAACAGCTCGGCAACGACTTCATCTCCGTGGGTCGGGTCCAGTCGCCGACGCTGAAGCTCATCGTCGACCGCGAACGCGAGATAGAGGCGTTCGACCCCGAGGACTACTGGGAACTGTTCGCCGACCTCGCGAAGACCGACGAGGGCGACGAACCGTTCGAGTCGCAGTACTTCTTCTACGACGAGGACGACAACGAGCAGGAGCGCGTCTGGAACGAGGCCGACGCCGACGCGGCGTTCGAGCAGCTACGGACCGCGAGCGAGGCGCGCGTCGAGTCCGTCAACCGCCGGACCCGGACCGACGACCCGCCCGCGCCGTTCAACACGACGCAGTACATCCGCGCCGCCGGCTCCATCGGCTACTCCGCCCAGCGCGCGATGTCCATCGCCGAGGACCTCTACACGGCGGGGTACATCACCTACCCGCGGACGGACAACACCGTCTACCCCGACGACCTCGACGAGCGCGACCTGCTCGAGCGGTTCGCCGAACACGCCCGCTTCGGAGACGACGCCCAGTCGCTGCTCGAACGCGACGACATCGAACCGACCAGCGGCGACAAGGAGACCACCGACCACCCGCCCATCCACCCGACCGGCGAGTTCCCGACCGACATCTCCGACGACGAGTGGGACGTCTACGACCTCGTCGTCCGGCGCTTTTTCGCGACGTGTGCGGAACCCGCGAAGTGGGCGCACCTCAAGGTCGTCGCGGACGCGTCCGGCTGTCTCCTCAAGGCCAACGGCAAGCGACTCGTCGAGGAGGGGTACCACGCGGTCTACCCGTACCACTCCACGACCGAGAACTACGTCCCCGCCGTCGAGGAGGGCGAGACGCTCGCCGTCACCGACCCGCGACAGGAGGACAAGCAGACCCAGCCACCGCGCAGGCGCGGCCAGTCGCGCATCATCGAGACGATGGAGCAGATGGGCATCGGGACGAAGGCGACCCGCCACGGCACGCTCCAGAAGCTGTACGACCGCGGGTACATCGAGAACGACCCGCCGCGACCGACGCGACTGGCGATGGGCGTCGTCGAAGCCGCCGAGCGGTTCGCGGACCTCATCGTCAGCGAGGAGATGACCGCCCAGCTGGAGCAGGACATGACCGCCATCGCCGACGGCGAGGCGACGCTCGACGAGGTGACCGACGAGTCCCGCGAGATACTGAAGCGGGTGTTCGAGGACCTCCACGTCTCCCGCGACGAGGTGGGCGACCACCTCCGGGAGGCGCTGAAGGCCGACAAACTGCTCGGGCCGTGTCCGGACTGCGGCGAGGACCTGCTCGTCCGCCGGTCGCGCTACGGGTCGTACTTCGTCGGCTGCGACGGCTACCCCGACTGCGAGTACACCCTGCCGCTGCCGAGCAGCGGCGAACCGATGGTGCTCGACGAGGTGTGTGAGGACCACGGGCTGAACGAGGTGAAGATGCTCGCCGGCCGGGACACCTACACCCACGGCTGCCCGCTCTGTCGCGCCGAGGAGGCCGACGACGCCGAGGACCGGGTCATCGGCGCGTGTCCGGACTGTGGTGACGACGAGGGTGGAGAGCTGGCTATCAAGACGCTCCGCTCCGGGTCCAGACTCGTCGGCTGTACGCGATACCCCGACTGCGAGTACTCGCTGCCGCTCCCCCGAAAGGGCGACATCGAGGTGACCGACGAGTTCTGCGACGACCACGACCTGCCGGAACTCGTCGTCCACAACGACGGCGACGACCCGTGGGAGCTGGGCTGTCCCATCTGCAACTTCGCGGAGTACCAGGAGCGGACGGCGATGCGGAACATCGACGACCTGGACGGCGTCGGCGCGAAGACCGCCGAGAAACTCGCCGCCGCGGGCATCGAGAGCCTCGACGACCTGCGCTCGGCGGAACCGGACGACGTGGCCTCTGAAGTCCAGGGCGTCAGCGCGGACCGTATCCGCGAGTGGCAGAGTCAGGCGGCGACCTGA
- the aspS gene encoding aspartate--tRNA(Asn) ligase — MDDRTYTADAEPGDEVTVAGWAHEIRDLGGIAFLIVRDKTGKIQVKFAKDEMDEDLVETGTNVTRESVVQVTGTVEEEPRAPTGVEVVPETVEVVAPADPELPLDPSGKVDAELPTRLDNRTLDLRRDEPKAIFEIRATVLAAVRDYFRGENATEINTPKIVATGTEGGTELFPITYFGQEAFMNQSPQLFKQLMVGSGLERVFEIGPIFRAEEHNTPRHLNEATSIDFESAFTDHHGAMDVCEGALKAAYEAVAEECADELETLGLADEFEVPEEAFPRLSYEEAIERVNATGELDEQLVWGDDLSTEAEKALGADVGGHYFITDWPSEVKPFYIKDHDDDESLSTGFDMMHPNMELVSGGQREHRYEQLVEGFEQQGLDPESFEYYTKMFRYGMPPHAGFGLGGERLIMTMLGLDNIREAVLFPRDRQRLSP, encoded by the coding sequence ATGGACGACCGAACGTACACAGCGGACGCCGAACCCGGCGACGAGGTCACCGTCGCGGGCTGGGCACACGAGATCCGCGACCTCGGCGGCATCGCTTTCCTCATCGTACGCGACAAGACCGGCAAGATACAGGTCAAGTTCGCGAAAGACGAGATGGACGAGGATCTCGTCGAGACGGGCACGAACGTCACGCGCGAGTCCGTCGTGCAGGTGACCGGCACCGTCGAGGAGGAGCCACGCGCCCCCACGGGCGTCGAGGTCGTCCCCGAGACCGTCGAGGTCGTCGCACCCGCCGACCCCGAACTCCCCCTCGACCCCTCGGGCAAGGTCGACGCCGAACTCCCGACCCGCCTCGACAACCGGACGCTCGACCTCCGGCGCGACGAACCGAAGGCCATCTTCGAGATTCGCGCGACGGTCCTCGCGGCCGTCCGCGACTACTTCCGCGGGGAGAACGCGACGGAGATCAATACGCCGAAGATCGTCGCCACGGGCACCGAGGGCGGGACGGAGCTGTTCCCCATCACCTACTTCGGCCAGGAGGCGTTCATGAACCAGTCGCCACAGCTGTTCAAACAGCTGATGGTCGGCTCCGGCCTCGAACGCGTCTTCGAGATCGGCCCCATCTTCCGCGCCGAGGAGCACAACACGCCCCGGCACCTCAACGAGGCGACCTCCATCGACTTCGAGAGCGCGTTCACCGACCACCACGGCGCGATGGACGTCTGCGAGGGCGCGCTGAAGGCGGCCTACGAGGCCGTCGCCGAGGAGTGCGCCGACGAACTGGAGACGCTCGGCCTGGCCGACGAGTTCGAGGTCCCCGAGGAGGCGTTCCCGCGGCTCTCCTACGAGGAGGCCATCGAGCGCGTCAACGCGACGGGCGAACTGGACGAACAGCTCGTCTGGGGCGACGACCTCTCGACGGAGGCCGAGAAGGCCCTCGGCGCGGACGTCGGCGGCCACTACTTCATCACCGACTGGCCCAGCGAGGTCAAGCCGTTCTACATCAAGGACCACGACGACGACGAGTCCCTCTCGACGGGCTTCGACATGATGCACCCGAACATGGAGCTCGTCTCGGGCGGCCAGCGTGAACACCGCTACGAGCAGCTCGTCGAAGGGTTCGAACAGCAGGGCCTCGACCCCGAGTCGTTCGAGTACTACACGAAGATGTTCCGCTACGGCATGCCGCCCCACGCCGGGTTCGGCCTCGGCGGCGAGCGCCTCATCATGACGATGCTCGGACTGGACAACATCCGGGAGGCGGTGCTGTTCCCGAGGGACCGCCAGCGGCTGAGTCCGTAA
- a CDS encoding S8 family serine peptidase, which translates to MTRRVVVVALVCALVLAPVTHLPTPSDDHVVPNDAGLQSKLLEQRQTPPTVQEQASVVLRLKGLTGVPEMAGFDVERTYTREGDRLVEGSVSYADIERLSRNPRITSVRVAGTTIERDTVSPGVSAVGADQLHAAGITGENVTVGIIDSDFRMSHPAIAGVDTVYRTFGGGSDDWEHGTAVASVVADTAPGADMRLAAVGPTTSDEEYQSAVDWLVEGGADVVVDSGSYYAQPGDGNGTLARVAANASEEVVFVTSAGNHANRYWAGNYTDGAWVNYAGDDGYVDGNVLNDGEPFSGTVDVSVRWDGWPTTDEDFDIYLMREYSGGDYAVAKATGHDGQPFEHLTKQVSYGRYYVSIRAANVDDPHRVELFASHSLANQSSGGVTAPASARDVVSVGAIRNGTLQPFSARTNVDLVAPDAVALSGGNVEGGTSFAAPYVAGVAALATGANPDLNASEVRELLYTNASDFGDEGVDDTSGYGVVSALGILGVDTGESSDEANGESDATDANSEAMSDPTAPTATLRPALA; encoded by the coding sequence ATGACACGTCGCGTGGTCGTCGTCGCGTTGGTCTGTGCGCTGGTCCTCGCACCGGTCACACACCTGCCGACTCCCAGCGACGACCACGTCGTGCCGAACGACGCTGGCCTCCAGTCGAAACTCCTCGAACAGCGCCAGACGCCCCCGACCGTGCAGGAACAGGCGAGCGTCGTCCTCCGGTTGAAGGGGCTCACCGGCGTTCCCGAGATGGCCGGATTCGACGTGGAACGAACGTACACACGCGAAGGGGACCGCCTCGTCGAGGGGTCGGTATCCTACGCGGACATCGAGCGACTCTCGCGTAACCCCCGAATCACCTCCGTCCGCGTCGCCGGGACCACCATCGAACGCGACACCGTCTCACCCGGCGTGAGCGCCGTCGGCGCGGACCAACTCCACGCGGCGGGCATTACGGGAGAGAACGTCACCGTCGGTATCATCGACAGCGACTTCCGGATGAGCCACCCCGCCATCGCCGGTGTCGACACCGTCTACCGGACGTTCGGCGGCGGCAGCGACGACTGGGAACACGGGACCGCGGTCGCCAGCGTCGTCGCCGACACCGCGCCGGGAGCGGACATGCGCCTGGCCGCCGTCGGCCCGACCACCTCCGACGAGGAGTACCAGAGCGCCGTCGACTGGCTGGTCGAGGGCGGCGCGGACGTCGTCGTCGACTCGGGGAGCTACTACGCCCAGCCGGGCGACGGGAACGGGACGCTCGCACGCGTCGCCGCCAACGCGTCCGAGGAGGTCGTGTTCGTCACGAGCGCGGGGAACCACGCCAACCGGTACTGGGCGGGCAACTACACCGACGGTGCCTGGGTGAACTACGCCGGCGACGACGGCTACGTCGACGGCAACGTCCTCAACGACGGCGAGCCGTTCTCCGGGACCGTCGACGTCTCGGTGCGCTGGGACGGGTGGCCGACGACCGACGAGGACTTCGACATCTACCTGATGCGGGAGTACTCCGGCGGCGACTACGCCGTCGCGAAGGCGACCGGCCACGACGGCCAGCCGTTCGAGCACCTCACGAAGCAGGTCTCGTACGGGCGGTACTACGTCTCGATACGGGCCGCGAACGTCGACGACCCGCATCGCGTCGAACTGTTCGCCAGCCACTCGCTGGCCAACCAGTCGTCGGGCGGCGTGACCGCCCCCGCGAGCGCCCGTGACGTCGTCTCCGTCGGAGCGATTCGCAACGGGACGCTCCAGCCGTTCAGTGCCCGGACGAACGTCGACCTCGTCGCCCCCGACGCCGTCGCGCTCTCGGGCGGAAACGTCGAGGGCGGCACCTCGTTCGCCGCCCCCTACGTCGCCGGCGTCGCGGCGCTCGCCACCGGAGCGAACCCCGACCTGAACGCGAGCGAGGTCCGCGAACTGCTCTACACGAACGCGAGCGACTTCGGCGATGAGGGCGTCGACGACACGTCCGGCTACGGCGTGGTGTCGGCACTCGGCATTCTCGGGGTTGACACCGGCGAATCGTCGGACGAGGCGAACGGCGAGTCGGACGCGACGGACGCGAACAGCGAGGCGATGAGCGACCCGACTGCCCCGACGGCCACCCTGCGACCGGCGCTCGCCTGA
- a CDS encoding ester cyclase: MSTRSPAETRGDTDLRPDIERISRRDFEEVWHDQNPGVVPDLYHTDYRGHGFPVVGTVSRSNYQQVAGLFLRAFPDIEFEIHRLDTTDGMVETDWTFEATHSGWVGPLPPSGASISVDGWGRHRYRGDRVAETWLDLDWGDLADQLGRGYLRAAREKVGTLV, from the coding sequence ATGTCCACTCGGTCTCCCGCCGAAACCCGTGGCGACACCGACCTCAGGCCCGATATCGAACGTATCAGCCGTCGGGACTTCGAGGAGGTCTGGCACGACCAGAACCCCGGTGTCGTCCCCGACCTCTACCACACCGACTACCGTGGTCACGGCTTCCCGGTCGTCGGAACGGTGTCGCGGTCGAACTACCAGCAGGTCGCGGGCCTGTTCCTGCGAGCGTTCCCGGACATCGAGTTCGAGATTCACCGCCTCGACACGACCGACGGGATGGTCGAGACGGACTGGACGTTCGAGGCGACGCACTCGGGGTGGGTCGGCCCGCTCCCGCCCAGCGGCGCGAGCATCAGCGTCGACGGCTGGGGCCGCCACCGCTACCGGGGCGACCGGGTCGCGGAGACGTGGCTCGACCTCGACTGGGGCGACCTCGCCGACCAGCTCGGCCGGGGCTACCTGCGCGCCGCCCGCGAGAAGGTCGGAACGCTGGTCTGA